From the Lysobacter soyae genome, the window TCATTGGAAACGCTCCAGCAAATTGGCCATTTCAAGCACCACAAACGCAGCTTCTTCACCCTTGTTGCCATGGGATCCGCCGGCGCGTGCTTCGGCGTCTTCAAACTGTTCGACCGCGAGGACACCGTTGGCCACCGGCACGCCCGTGTCGATTTGTACCTGCATAAGGCCGTTGGATGCACCGTCGGCCACTTGTTCGTAATGACGCGTGTCGCCGCGAATGACGCAGCCCAAGGCGACGATGCCCGAATGCGCGCCCGCTTTTGCGAGCGTGGCGCACACGACCGGAAGCTCCCATGCGCCGGGCACGCGAATCACGTCGATCATGGCTTCGGACACGCCATTGCCGGTCAATGCGGAACGCGCGCCTTCAATCAGGGTTTCGGTGATCTTCGAATTCCAGCGGCTGGCAACGATTGCAAACCGGGCATCCGGGTGGGCGCGCAGCTCGCCTTCAAAAATCGGCATGGGGTGCTCCTTGGTGGGCTGCCATTTTAACCGTTCGGGACCGGCACGTTTTCCACGATCTCGAGGCCATAGCCTGCCATGCCCACTTGCTTGCGTGCCGTACCGAGCACGCGCAGCTTGCCGTAGCCGAGGTCAGCGAGGATCTGGCTGCCCGTGCCGTTTTGGCGCCAGCCCGCCGTAGCCGCGTTTCCCTTCTTGGTTTCGGGCATCGGCTCCTGACGAAGACGGGCCAACAAAGCATCGGTGGACTCCGTTTCACCTAGGACGACCAAAGCGCCATGACCCGCCTCGGCAATGCATCGCAAGGCCTCCAGGCTCGGCACACCGAAATCACCGCGACGCCAATGCAAGGCATCCGCCAGGGTGTTGCGCGTGTGCACGCGCACCAAGCTCGGACGGTCCCGTACCGCCTCACCTTTTTGCAGTGCGAAGTGCAGTTGGTGATCAACGCGATCACGATAGACATGCAGCATGAATTCGCCGGCGGGCGTGTCAATCGGACGCGATTCGATACGCTCCACCGTGTGTTCGGTTTCCAAGCGATGGCGAATCAGGGCTTCGATCGAGCCCATTTTCAAACCATGCTCGCGCGCGAACACTTCGAGCTCCGGGCGACGCGCCATGGTGCCGTCCGCATTCAAGATTTCCACCAACACACCGGCCGGCTCGAATCCCGCCAACATGGCGAGATCACTGGCCGCTTCGGTGTGCCCCGCACGCGCCAACACCCCCGCGGGCTGCGCCTGCAAGGGAAAGATGTGACCTGGCTGCGACAAATCCTGGGGTTTGGTATCGGGACGGACCGCGGTGCGAATCGTGTGCGCGCGATCATAGGCACTGATGCCGGTGGTCACGCCCTCGGCGGCTTCAATACTCACCGTGAAGTTAGTGTGGTGCTGCGAGGTATTGTCCCGCACCATCGGCGGCAGGCCCAGTTGTTTGCAGCGTTCACGGGTGAGCGATAAACAGACCAAGCCGCGTGCATGGGTGACCATGAAGTTGATGTCGCTCGGTTTGACGAGTTCGGCCACCATGATCAAATCGCCTTCGTTTTCGCGGTCTTCGTCATCGACGATGACCACCATGCGCCCTTGACGCAATTCTTCCAGCAACTCCGGGATAGGCGCGAAACTCATTATTGTTCCTTGTCCGATAACAGACGCTCGACATAACGAGCGACAAGATCCACTTCGATATTGACCGCGTCGCCGACGCACGTCGTTTTGAAGGCGGTGTGTTCAACCGTGTGCGGAATGAGCGCGACTTCAAAGCTGTTCGCGTCCGCTTCGTTGACGGTCAGGCTGACGCCGTCAACGCAAATCGATCCTTTTTTCGCGATATAGCGCGACAGTGCCGACGGCACTTGGAAGTGCCAGCGTTGCGCGCGGGCGTCCTCACGAATGTCGGTGACGGTTCCCACGCCGTCGACATGACCACTGACCAAATGACCGCCCATGCGATCGTTCGCACGCAAGGCGCGTTCCAAATTGACCTGGCTGCCCGCTTTGAGTCGGCCCAGCGTGGTGAGTGCCAAGGTTTCGTTGGAGGCATCCGCCGCGAAGCTGTGCGCGTCAAAGGCGATCACGGTGAGGCACGTGCCGTTCACCGCAATACTTTCACCGAGGTCCACCGCGTCGAACGGAAGGCTGCCGACATCAATGTGGATGCGCACATCGCCACCCAAATCTTCCAGACGCGACACCTGCCCCACCCCTTGGATCAAACCGGTAAACATCAGCGTTGCTCCCTCGCTTCGAGCGGGACGGGTTCAAGTAAGACGCGTGTGTCGTCGCCGAATTTGCGAAGATCAATCTGTTTGAAGCGCACGCGTTCGGACATGTGCTCGATGCGCAAACCGTCGAACATCGGACGGGCGGCATCGCCCATGATCACCGGCGCGATATAGACGAGCAATTCATCGACCAAACCTTGCGAGAGAAAACCGCCGGTGAGCGTGGCGCCGGCTTCCAGTTGTACTTCGTTGACGCCGCGTTCTGCCAACAGCGTCAGCACCCGGTGCAAATCCAAACGCGATTGAATTTCCGGCACGGCGGCAATATCGGCAGTGAATCCGCGCGGCACTTTGGTGGTTTCGCCGTGGATGTAAAGCGTGGGCGCGTCACCTTCGCGCACGCGGCCGCGGGCGATGGTGGCAAGACCGGGATCGAGCACAACGCGCAGTGGCGCAACGAACGCCTCTTCCGCCGGCAAGCGAACAGTGAGCTGCGGGTCGTCTTTCAAAATCGTGCCGGCGCCGGTGATCAATGCACCACAGCGCGCGCGCCAGCGATGCACGTCTTCCCGGGACTCCTCACCGCTGATCCATTGCGACTCGCCGTTCGCCAATGCGGTGCGTCCGTCCAAACTCACGGCCAACTTCACACGCACCCAAGGGCGCCCGCGTGTCACTCGAGTGATAAAGGCGCGATTCAATCGCTGCGCCTGCGCTTCCATCAAACCGCTTTGTACTTCAATCCCTGCCGCGCGCAATTTTTCAAAGCCCGCGCCGTCCACTTGCGGGAACGGATCGCGCATGGCTGCCACGACGCGTTTGACGCCGGCGGCGATCAGCGCATCGGCACAGGGGCCGGTTTTGCCCGTATGCGCACAAGGCTCCAAGGTGACGTAGGCCGTGGCGCCCTTGGCGGCATCGCCGGCCGCTTGCAAGGCAATCACTTCCGCATGCGCTTCGCCGGCGCGCACATGCCAGCCTTCGCCCACCACGAGTCCGCCTTTGCTGATGACGCAACCCACCATCGGGTTGGGTTTGGCGGTGAACGCGCCGCGCTCTGCCAAGCGCAGGGCGTGCGTCATCATCTGGTGGTCAAATGCGCTGAATTCGCTCATCGGGATCCCGGAGTGCGGCTTTGGAACCGCCTATTTTCGCATGCCGGGCCGGACAGCCGCCCGCGCCCGCCGACTCAACGGTTCTTTCGACCCGCGTCCTTGATTTCCAGCAGCTGCAGCTGGCCTTCGCCGGGCAATTCGCGTTCGAGCCGGTCGAGCTCCTCGCGGAAGTCCGCAGCGTCTTCAAACTTGCGATACACAGAGGCAAAGCGCACGAAAGCGACCTGGTCGAGCTTGCGCATCTGCGCCATCACGAACTCACCGACCCGACGCGAGGGCAACTCGCGTTCGGCGGTCATTCGCAAGTCGTGCACCACGCCGCGCACAGCGGCCTCGATTTGCTCTTCCGACACC encodes:
- the ribH gene encoding 6,7-dimethyl-8-ribityllumazine synthase is translated as MPIFEGELRAHPDARFAIVASRWNSKITETLIEGARSALTGNGVSEAMIDVIRVPGAWELPVVCATLAKAGAHSGIVALGCVIRGDTRHYEQVADGASNGLMQVQIDTGVPVANGVLAVEQFEDAEARAGGSHGNKGEEAAFVVLEMANLLERFQ
- the nrdR gene encoding transcriptional regulator NrdR, with the translated sequence MHCPFCQHTDSRVIDSRVSDDGATIRRRRECEACGERFSTLETVELKLPVIIKTDGRREHFDARKLRLSFDRALHKRPVSEEQIEAAVRGVVHDLRMTAERELPSRRVGEFVMAQMRKLDQVAFVRFASVYRKFEDAADFREELDRLERELPGEGQLQLLEIKDAGRKNR
- a CDS encoding riboflavin synthase, yielding MFTGLIQGVGQVSRLEDLGGDVRIHIDVGSLPFDAVDLGESIAVNGTCLTVIAFDAHSFAADASNETLALTTLGRLKAGSQVNLERALRANDRMGGHLVSGHVDGVGTVTDIREDARAQRWHFQVPSALSRYIAKKGSICVDGVSLTVNEADANSFEVALIPHTVEHTAFKTTCVGDAVNIEVDLVARYVERLLSDKEQ
- the ribB gene encoding 3,4-dihydroxy-2-butanone-4-phosphate synthase encodes the protein MSFAPIPELLEELRQGRMVVIVDDEDRENEGDLIMVAELVKPSDINFMVTHARGLVCLSLTRERCKQLGLPPMVRDNTSQHHTNFTVSIEAAEGVTTGISAYDRAHTIRTAVRPDTKPQDLSQPGHIFPLQAQPAGVLARAGHTEAASDLAMLAGFEPAGVLVEILNADGTMARRPELEVFAREHGLKMGSIEALIRHRLETEHTVERIESRPIDTPAGEFMLHVYRDRVDHQLHFALQKGEAVRDRPSLVRVHTRNTLADALHWRRGDFGVPSLEALRCIAEAGHGALVVLGETESTDALLARLRQEPMPETKKGNAATAGWRQNGTGSQILADLGYGKLRVLGTARKQVGMAGYGLEIVENVPVPNG
- the ribD gene encoding bifunctional diaminohydroxyphosphoribosylaminopyrimidine deaminase/5-amino-6-(5-phosphoribosylamino)uracil reductase RibD — its product is MSEFSAFDHQMMTHALRLAERGAFTAKPNPMVGCVISKGGLVVGEGWHVRAGEAHAEVIALQAAGDAAKGATAYVTLEPCAHTGKTGPCADALIAAGVKRVVAAMRDPFPQVDGAGFEKLRAAGIEVQSGLMEAQAQRLNRAFITRVTRGRPWVRVKLAVSLDGRTALANGESQWISGEESREDVHRWRARCGALITGAGTILKDDPQLTVRLPAEEAFVAPLRVVLDPGLATIARGRVREGDAPTLYIHGETTKVPRGFTADIAAVPEIQSRLDLHRVLTLLAERGVNEVQLEAGATLTGGFLSQGLVDELLVYIAPVIMGDAARPMFDGLRIEHMSERVRFKQIDLRKFGDDTRVLLEPVPLEAREQR